Part of the Triticum aestivum cultivar Chinese Spring chromosome 4D, IWGSC CS RefSeq v2.1, whole genome shotgun sequence genome is shown below.
AAAGCCGAATCAGATGACCCTGCATTAGGCATTATGGAATGCTTGTCTTGAGAGTTGGGACATCAAATTCACAGAGGAGACGAAAAGCAATGGGGCGCACCTGGCAGACGCGGGCCCATGGGCGGCCGGCGGCAGCAGCCATGACGGCCTCGGCGAACGTGGACTTGCCGCTGCCCGGGGGGCCGACGAGAATCACCACCACCTGCTTCCCGGCGTCCTCCCTCGTGTCCGCGCCTGGGCCTGCACGGAATGGTTGGAGACAGAGGCGCGCTAGGGTTTTAGCGCCGACGGGTGGCACTGGTTCGGCCGATTAGACGAGGAAAAGGGGCAAAAATCACCTGGGGCTGCAATGGAAGTCGATGGAGCGGCAGGGGAACCGCCTTCGCCGGGATCCATTCGCGCAGAAACTCCAGAGGAGAGGAACCGGGGGCCTCTCGCCGGCGGCTAATCGGCTATGGCGGAAGTGGGGTGAGGGCGTGAGGGCAGAGGGGATGGAAGGGGGCGACGTGCAAACGGTGTGGGGTCTGGCTGTCAGTGTCTCCATAAGAGCTAATCAGAGCCGTTAATCGTCATATGTGAAAAAAATTAGAAAATCACAAATAGTGAGATGTGGCTGCTGGGATTCGAGCCCAGGTCTCCACGGCCACAACGTGGAATTCTCACCACTAAACTACAGCCACTTTGGTGTTCAACATCACACAGACAGTTTACTTAACATATCTATGAAACTTTTCTATAAAATCGTTGGATTTAATTCGTACAATCACGGTGTATTCCTGTGCTCAAAATCTGCCTCATCATACGATAGACGGCATTATTGTTACAGAACCACGTAGAGAAAGCTAGTACTCGTTGAAATGTATGGCGCCGAGCTTCCACACGAGGTAGGTGGTCCCGAACATGACGGTGGTGATGATCCCGAAGGACGCGGCGACGATGAGCACGTCCGTGCCCACGGGCAGCGCCGCCAGCCAGTCGAACGTCCACCCGTCCTTGGGCATGCCGCGCTTGGTGTCGTCCAGCAGGTTGCTCGGCGCCTCCGGCAGCCCCGACCGCTTCCGCCCGCCCTTCTTCCCGCCGTCCGTCTCCCGCAGCGCGTCCAGCACCCGGCTCCCGAACTCCGGcttcgacgacgaacccttcttgtcCGCCGGCGCCCCCCCGGCCCCCGGCTCCGCGTACTTGCCCAGCACGCGCGCCGCGCGCAGCCGCTCCCGCGCCGTCAGCGGCACCCGCTTGGGCGGCTCGCCCGGCTGCGGCTGCTGGCCGTTGCCGGACGCCACCGGGTTCACGCCGGCGCTGATGGTCGCGCTTTCCTgtgcctccgccggcgccgcccggtCGTTGTCCGTGGTCGCGCAGGGTCTTGCGTGCTTGAGCTCATTCTGAGGCCTCAGCGGAGCTGCAGCGGTTCCTATCTTGTGGAAGGCATGCCTGGAGCAGAAGGCGAGCTGGGTGTAGGACGGGGAAGATCTGGAGATGCCTCCTAGCTGTCGTACATACACATCCGGTTGCAGCAAGAACCGAAGATTCAGTTAGCAAATTATCTCATTTCGCCAACAATTTTAGCCATGATTCTAGATAGTCCAACAACTAGCTGGGAACTTGTCAAGATGAATTCATGCCTAGATTGGATGATAGCGTTAGCATTCAAGATATGAACTGAACTGAGCAGCAGAATTTCAATCTCCTCGTGCACTAAACTCGTTACAACAACAGGCATGGCCGGCATATCTTCCGTTATACTCCTTCAAACGACGACACGAATCCTAGCAACTCGAGGAGGGGAAGAAAGAAGATGAAGAGGGGTGGGGGAGCTTACTTTGGCAGTGCCAACCTTGGAGGGAGAGGAACTGAGGCTGGTGGCAGCCATCTTCTTCTCACCTGCTCGGCCACTGCATTTTGTGCTCTAGGGAAGAAGAGATAGAATTTGTGAGGCCATCCCGTACCGTAGTGGGGTGACTGCTTTACATCAGGCAGCTTGTTGGGCCGGGCCGATTTGTTGGTGCTAACGGTACGctgtagtagtagtactgtagTGAACACGCGGTCCACACTTATCGCCACAGGATGTTCTACTAAACAAAGCCAGAGAATTgattgtcaaaaaaaaaaaaaacagagaaATTTCCCTCAACAAGAAAAGCCAGAGAAATATGTACATGTATGCATGGTAACATGTCAGTATGTATTCCCGTATCCCAGTCCACAAATCTGAGTCCACAGTTTACATTTTACTCTCTTGTCTTGATTGATTCAACTATGTACAGGCCCTCCCAGATCACACACTACATCCCCTAAAGGCTAAAATTACTTGCAACCATTTCGAGAAAACAATGCTTGCGAGTTGCAACCCTATCTTTCTTCTACCTAAGAACTGGCTTCTGTCCAGTTGCCGACAACTGCACGTCTCCATTCAGGACGGAAACCACAAACCTTTCAGCTTCTTCCATTGACACCTCACCCTTATACACAGCGAACCTCCCCCGTCGAGGCTTGTACGCGAGCAGGAGCTTATCGGACGACTTGTATCCAGACTTGTCGAACGAGGACAGGAACGCAGATTGTTTGTTGCCGTCCAACAAGGCATACGTGATTGCGT
Proteins encoded:
- the LOC123097771 gene encoding uncharacterized protein; protein product: MAATSLSSSPSKVGTAKLGGISRSSPSYTQLAFCSRHAFHKIGTAAAPLRPQNELKHARPCATTDNDRAAPAEAQESATISAGVNPVASGNGQQPQPGEPPKRVPLTARERLRAARVLGKYAEPGAGGAPADKKGSSSKPEFGSRVLDALRETDGGKKGGRKRSGLPEAPSNLLDDTKRGMPKDGWTFDWLAALPVGTDVLIVAASFGIITTVMFGTTYLVWKLGAIHFNEY